The genomic region ATCTGATAAAATCAAGAAAGCTGTTGATGATTTCATTTCCGAGAACTACAACTGTCCCAGGGAGGCAGCCCTGAAGAGGCTGATAAGAAAAAGAGGGAATGTACCTTCACCACTTATTTACATAGCCCAAGAAACTCTACCAAACCGACATCCTAGATCTGTTTACAACTTCTTCAGAAGGCATATTCTCTACAACAAGACTGGGAAGTGGACCAATGAGGAGTTGTTCGCCCTTCTCAAGACTTATTTTCTGAATGAAGAGTCTGGAATTAATTCTTGGAAGTCAGTAACTAAACAATTAAAGAGGAGCCCAGAGCAAATCCATGACAAATTTCGCGAGATCAAACATTATATCAGCAAGTTTAGGTCTGTTGTTCAGAATTCTGAACTTTCGGAAGCTGATAAGATTTCTAGGATAGGGAAAATGACCAAAGGAACCACAAAAGGCTCGACAAAGAAGGGGAGTAAGGCTTCTCTGGATGTGACGCCGGATTTTCAGCAGAAACTTTACGACCTCGTAAGGGAGATTATGAGCAAGGATACGAATTTGTCACTGGAAAACGTCCCCTGGGCCAGAGTTCAGAGCAATTTCCCACAACACTCTATCACTAGGCTCAGAATACACTTCAATATGACTATTTTGCCTAAGGTCTACTCCACACTTTACCCAGGTTTCAATCCTACGATGGTTTCCCGGATATGTTTCAGATGGATGCGTAAGCTCCTAAAGAGACCTAATTCCAGCAACTTAAAGTTTCTCAGCGAGGTTGACTTTAAGAGCAAGTTCCCTCAAGTCCCTCTCATGTACATTAGATACTGCATCAGGAGAACCCTGATTCGCATGGTTCGCAAGTTCAAGTTCCAAGTTATGAACCAAGAAACACTCAGTGAGAGTGTCGGAAATCTTGACCTCGAAgtattacaaaaaatacCTTCCGATTCTGTGGAAGGGATTTTCTCAAGAAGGGAGTTTAATTTACTCGTTAAGTTCACGTACACTGACTTGGAGGTCAAGCGGTGGAAAAAACACGACAaggaaattttaaaaaaaatcaaaaatgatattttgCCCTTGTGCAAATTATGTTGATTTCAACATTGTTTCATTTACAATTTAAACACTCTTGTAtcatatatatacattatagCTATTAAAGTTTAATCATTGATTCTAATTGCGATTTTGAGTAGCCGACAACGTGCGGGTCCTTACCATGCACATCAATTAGTTGGACCTTTTCCTctaattttgaaattatattctttagCTTTTCTATATCATGGTTTAAAGTTTGATTATCCATTCCTCTAATTAATGACTTTACATCCAAGTGTCTGTTTAATTCACcattttctttaatttcCTTTGTAATGTTAGGTGTAGAATCATTTAAGTTATCGACATTAGTAACctatcaaatattaataaaaccATAAACAGGTGTTTGTCAATCTAATTAATCTGGATAAATACCTGGCTAAGCAAGTGATTTGCCGTATCTAAACAATCTTTGGCATTGTCCAAATCATATTTATCCAAAATATATTGCGATAGTTTGAATCGAGTTGGGTCAAACTCATAGGCAGAAGGTGTGTATAGTTTATTTTGTCTATATAACTTGATCACGTTCATACAATGTTTGAGGAAATGGTATTTACGAATATATGCGCTTTCTTCTGCTACTCGAACACTCCTCCAACATGCCTTTTCGAAATTTTCGCATAACTTCTGAATCTTCTCTATCTTGTACCTGGAGCCATAAATCCTTAGCCTTCTGAGGACCGCCAAACTGTTATTCCTTCCAACTCTAAAGCATATTTTCATCTTccaaacattaaataaacaaaacttaataatttatcgCAATTCATTTGATGATGTGTAAAACGCCTAACAAACTAAATccaaa from Theileria annulata chromosome 1, complete sequence, *** SEQUENCING IN PROGRESS *** harbors:
- a CDS encoding uncharacterized protein (SMART SANT (SM00213) at aa 19-30, E()=3.50e-09) — its product is MSEKNSSTTPKITKYDDDFKTGKFTKEESDKIKKAVDDFISENYNCPREAALKRLIRKRGNVPSPLIYIAQETLPNRHPRSVYNFFRRHILYNKTGKWTNEELFALLKTYFLNEESGINSWKSVTKQLKRSPEQIHDKFREIKHYISKFRSVVQNSELSEADKISRIGKMTKGTTKGSTKKGSKASLDVTPDFQQKLYDLVREIMSKDTNLSLENVPWARVQSNFPQHSITRLRIHFNMTILPKVYSTLYPGFNPTMVSRICFRWMRKLLKRPNSSNLKFLSEVDFKSKFPQVPLMYIRYCIRRTLIRMVRKFKFQVMNQETLSESVGNLDLEVLQKIPSDSVEGIFSRREFNLLVKFTYTDLEVKRWKKHDKEILKKIKNDILPLCKLC